A genomic stretch from Hemibagrus wyckioides isolate EC202008001 linkage group LG02, SWU_Hwy_1.0, whole genome shotgun sequence includes:
- the rcvrna gene encoding recoverin a: MGNSKSSALSKEILEDLKLNTKYSEAELSAWYTTFLKECPSGRITKEQFEGIYASFFPDADPTAYARHVFRSFDLNADGTLDFKEYIIALHLTSSGKTLHKLEWAFALYDVDGNGTISKNEVQEIVKAIFNMIPVEDQTKLPEDENTPEKRADKIWNFFQKKENDKIAEGEFIQGVMDNKDILRLIQFDEPKKIQDKLKEKKL, from the exons ATGGGAAACAGCAAAAGCAGCGCTTTGTCCAAGGAGATTCTGGAGGATCTAAAATTGAACACCAAATACAGTGAGGCTGAGCTCAGCGCCTGGTACACCACCTTCCTGAAGGAGTGTCCTAGTGGGCGCATTACTAAGGAGCAGTTTGAGGGCATCTATGCCAGCTTTTTTCCCGACGCCGACCCCACTGCGTACGCCAGGCACGTTTTCCGCAGCTTTGACCTCAACGCCGATGGCACGCTGGATTTTAAGGAGTACATAATTGCACTGCATTTAACCTCCTCAGGCAAAACTCTGCACAAACTCGAGTGGGCTTTTGCTCTGTATGACGTTGATGGCAATGGAACCATCAGCAAAAATGAGGTTCAGGAGATTGtgaag GCAATTTTCAATATGATTCCTGTTGAGGACCAGACAAAACTTCCAGAGGATGAGAACACACCAGAAAAGAGAGCAGACAAAATATGGAACTTTttccaaaagaaagaaaatg ATAAGATCGCAGAGGGTGAGTTCATTCAGGGAGTGATGGACAACAAAGACATTTTGAGGTTGATTCAGTTTGATGAGCCAAAGAAGATACAGGACAAACTGAAGGAGAAGAAATTATAA
- the LOC131342939 gene encoding germ cell-specific gene 1-like protein, producing MKLQQGSRATLAFTLNCLAFALAVSAVTTSFWCSGTRKVVKPLCTGQAKIKQDYCIHFNSSDVNNTRLVQYIYETGEEKFILKKFHTGIWFTCEQAVDLVGFTCRAFLEIAPDHERGVLWLCIIGECLYVTLLFIGVSLMAMDMSHCCNRMNRLKLNAFAALFTALSGLFGMVAHMMFTTAFQLAVILGPEDWKPKTWDYSWSYLLAWVSFATCMASAVTTLNHYTKTMIQFKFKRKNIENSLELLGLHMPVGLWDTYLSSGLDPTDQYMSIEVNGSSLLYSLSQDTATLHSLCEEYYKGQVYSH from the exons ATGAAACTTCAGCAAGGTTCGAGAGCCACACTGGCTTTCACGTTAAACTGCTTAGCCTTCGCCTTGGCTGTTTCTGCTGTAACAACCAGCTTCTGGTGTTCCGGGACCAGGAAGGTAGTGAAGCCCTTGTGCACAGGCCAAGCAAAAATCAAGCAGGACTACTGCATCCACTTCAATAGCTCTGATGTGAACAACACACGTCTGGTGCAGTATATTTACGAGACTGGAGAGGAAAAGTTCATACTGAAAAAATTCCACACAGGTATTTGGTTCACTTGTGAGCAGGCTGTTGATCTAGTGG GATTCACCTGTAGAGCATTTTTAGAGATTGCACCTGATCATGAAAGAG GGGTGTTATGGCTCTGCATTATTGGTGAGTGTTTGTACGTCACTTTGCTGTTTATTGGAGTCTCACTTATGGCGATGGATATGAGTCACTGCTGTAACAGGATGAACCGACTCAAGCTGAACGCTTTTGCAGCTCTGTTCACTGCACTTTCAG GTCTGTTTGGCATGGTAGCACATATGATGTTCACTACAGCCTTTCAGCTTGCTGTCATTTTGGGTCCAGAAGACTGGAAACCCAAAACCTGGGACTACAGCTGGTCTTATCT TTTGGCCTGGGTTTCCTTCGCTACCTGCATGGCCTCAGCTGTCACTACTCTCAACCACTACACCAAAACCATGATCCAATTCAAGTTCAAGCGGAAGAACATTGAAAACAGCTTGGAGCTCCTGGGACTGCATATGCCTGTAGGATTATGGGATACATATCTGAGCTCAGGCCTTGATCCTACTGACCAGTACATGTCCATTGAAGTGAATGGCTCCAGTTTACTTTATTCTTTATCCCAAGACACTGCCACACTGCACTCACTGTGTGAAGAATACTACAAAGGCCAAGTGTACAGTCACTGA